In Eschrichtius robustus isolate mEscRob2 chromosome 2, mEscRob2.pri, whole genome shotgun sequence, a single window of DNA contains:
- the TPM4 gene encoding tropomyosin alpha-4 chain isoform X2, translated as MAGLNSLEAVKRKIQALQQQADEAEDRAQGLQRELDGERERREKAEGDVAALNRRIQLVEEELDRAQERLATALQKLEEAEKAADESERGMKVIENRAMKDEEKMEIQEMQLKEAKHIAEEADRKYEEVARKLVILEGELERAEERAEVSELKCGDLEEELKNVTNNLKSLEAASEKYSEKEDKYEEEIKLLSDKLKEAETRAEFAERTVAKLEKTIDDLEEKLAQAKEENVGLHQTLDQTLNELNCI; from the exons ATGGCTGGCCTCAACTCCCTGGAGGCGGTGAAACGCAAGATCCAGGCCCTGCAGCAGCAGGCGGATGAGGCGGAGGACCGCGCGCAGGGCCTGCAGCGGGAGCTGGACGGCGAGCGCGAGCGGCGAGAGAAA GCTGAAGGTGATGTGGCAGCTCTCAATCGACGCATCCAGCTCGTTGAGGAGGAGTTGGACAGGGCTCAGGAACGACTGGCCACCGCCCTGCAGAAGCTGGAGGAGGCAGAAAAGGCTGCAGATGAGAGTGAGAG AGGAATGAAGGTGATAGAAAACCGGGCAATGAAAGATGAGGAGAAGATGGAGATTCAGGAGATGCAGCTCAAAGAGGCCAAGCACATTGCTGAGGAGGCTGACCGCAAATACGAGGAG GTAGCTCGTAAGTTGGTCATCCTGGAGGGCGAGCTGGAGAGGGCGGAGGAGCGTGCCGAGGTGTCTGAACT AAAATGTGGTGACCTGGAAGAAGAACTCAAGAATGTCACTAACAACCTGAAGTCGCTAGAGGCTGCATCCGAAAAG TATTCTGAAAAGGAGGATAaatatgaagaagaaattaaacttCTGTCTGACAAACTGAAAGAG GCTGAGACCCGTGCCGAATTTGCAGAGAGAACAGTTGCAAAACTGGAAAAGACAATTGATGACCTGGAAG AAAAGCTTGCCCAGGCCAAAGAAGAGAATGTGGGCTTACATCAGACACTGGATCAGACACTAAACGAACTAAACTGTATATAA
- the TPM4 gene encoding tropomyosin alpha-4 chain isoform X4, which yields MAGLNSLEAVKRKIQALQQQADEAEDRAQGLQRELDGERERREKAEGDVAALNRRIQLVEEELDRAQERLATALQKLEEAEKAADESERGMKVIENRAMKDEEKMEIQEMQLKEAKHIAEEADRKYEEVARKLVILEGELERAEERAEVSELKCGDLEEELKNVTNNLKSLEAASEKYSEKEDKYEEEIKLLSDKLKEAETRAEFAERTVAKLEKTIDDLEDELYAQKLKYKAISEELDHALNDMTSL from the exons ATGGCTGGCCTCAACTCCCTGGAGGCGGTGAAACGCAAGATCCAGGCCCTGCAGCAGCAGGCGGATGAGGCGGAGGACCGCGCGCAGGGCCTGCAGCGGGAGCTGGACGGCGAGCGCGAGCGGCGAGAGAAA GCTGAAGGTGATGTGGCAGCTCTCAATCGACGCATCCAGCTCGTTGAGGAGGAGTTGGACAGGGCTCAGGAACGACTGGCCACCGCCCTGCAGAAGCTGGAGGAGGCAGAAAAGGCTGCAGATGAGAGTGAGAG AGGAATGAAGGTGATAGAAAACCGGGCAATGAAAGATGAGGAGAAGATGGAGATTCAGGAGATGCAGCTCAAAGAGGCCAAGCACATTGCTGAGGAGGCTGACCGCAAATACGAGGAG GTAGCTCGTAAGTTGGTCATCCTGGAGGGCGAGCTGGAGAGGGCGGAGGAGCGTGCCGAGGTGTCTGAACT AAAATGTGGTGACCTGGAAGAAGAACTCAAGAATGTCACTAACAACCTGAAGTCGCTAGAGGCTGCATCCGAAAAG TATTCTGAAAAGGAGGATAaatatgaagaagaaattaaacttCTGTCTGACAAACTGAAAGAG GCTGAGACCCGTGCCGAATTTGCAGAGAGAACAGTTGCAAAACTGGAAAAGACAATTGATGACCTGGAAG ACGAGCTATATGCTCAGAAGCTCAAGTACAAAGCTATCAGCGAGGAGCTGGACCATGCTCTCAACGACATGACCTCTCTCTAA